From the genome of Gemmatimonas phototrophica, one region includes:
- the rodA gene encoding rod shape-determining protein RodA → MASTGILRRQSVDVPLLLTALLLTLFGLAMVFSAGQMDVPDPALEGLWKRQITWVVLALGAAWTVTRGSVRLIEWSAWPLYLMSIVLLIAVLFVGSGGGTARSMNGWLTIAGRRVGQPSELAKLATTLMLARTLAMQRDTVRSLLELWKPLTIVGVPWVLVMLQPDLGTGMVFVGICFAMLFWAGVPWPLLVMLASPGVSLILAFSTGLWGAWFLILVALVLWFRPFLVEGVVLIVANVVMGVVAPLLWDKLKPYQQRRFLVFIDPAYDAQGAGYNVIQSKVAIGSGGLFGKGFTLGTQKRLSFLPERQTDFIFSVVGEELGFVGVCVALSLFLALFLRSTRVATRAADAFPSLVAFGLMSAWFVHVIVNVGMTLNLMPVTGIPLPFFSAGGSFLLVSWLSVAVLLRISAEGRGQPDALGL, encoded by the coding sequence ATGGCCTCCACGGGTATCCTCAGGCGGCAGAGTGTTGATGTCCCACTGCTGCTGACCGCCTTGCTGCTGACCCTGTTCGGGTTGGCGATGGTGTTTTCGGCTGGCCAGATGGACGTGCCCGACCCGGCCCTGGAAGGGTTGTGGAAGCGGCAGATCACGTGGGTCGTTCTCGCGCTGGGAGCGGCATGGACCGTCACCCGCGGATCGGTGCGGCTCATTGAGTGGAGCGCCTGGCCGCTGTATCTCATGAGTATCGTGCTGCTGATTGCCGTCTTGTTCGTCGGGAGCGGCGGCGGGACGGCGCGGAGCATGAATGGCTGGCTGACGATCGCCGGTCGGCGGGTCGGACAACCGTCCGAGTTGGCAAAGCTCGCCACCACGCTGATGCTCGCCAGAACGCTGGCCATGCAGCGGGATACCGTCCGATCCTTGCTGGAGCTATGGAAGCCCCTGACGATCGTTGGCGTACCGTGGGTTCTCGTCATGCTGCAGCCAGACCTTGGCACCGGCATGGTCTTTGTCGGCATTTGTTTCGCCATGCTGTTTTGGGCCGGTGTCCCGTGGCCACTGCTGGTGATGCTGGCCAGTCCGGGGGTGAGCCTGATCCTGGCGTTCAGCACCGGGTTGTGGGGGGCGTGGTTTCTCATCCTCGTGGCGCTTGTGCTCTGGTTTCGTCCGTTCCTGGTTGAAGGGGTCGTCCTGATTGTGGCCAACGTGGTCATGGGCGTCGTGGCGCCGCTGCTTTGGGACAAGCTCAAGCCGTATCAGCAGCGACGATTCCTGGTCTTCATTGACCCGGCGTATGACGCGCAAGGTGCCGGCTACAACGTCATTCAGAGCAAGGTGGCCATCGGCTCTGGTGGTTTGTTCGGCAAGGGCTTCACCCTCGGCACCCAGAAACGCCTGAGCTTTCTGCCGGAACGCCAGACCGACTTCATTTTTTCCGTCGTTGGCGAAGAGTTGGGGTTTGTCGGGGTGTGCGTTGCCTTGTCGCTGTTCCTGGCGCTGTTTCTGCGCAGCACCCGGGTGGCAACCCGTGCGGCCGACGCCTTCCCCAGTCTCGTGGCCTTCGGGTTGATGTCCGCGTGGTTCGTTCATGTCATCGTCAATGTCGGGATGACGCTCAACCTCATGCCGGTCACCGGCATCCCGCTCCCCTTCTTCAGCGCCGGTGGCTCATTCCTGCTCGTCAGCTGGCTTTCCGTCGCGGTGCTGCTCCGAATATCCGCAGAGGGGCGGGGGCAACCGGACGCGCTGGGGTTATGA
- a CDS encoding bifunctional folylpolyglutamate synthase/dihydrofolate synthase produces MSALLADLGQPQDAYPVFHVAGTNGKGSTVATLDALLRGSGLRVGRYTSPHLVDFSERIVIDGVPMSHAAITEWLTRWEPRLTELGATFFEATTAMALSYFAAAGVDVAIVEVGLGGRLDATNVVSPLAAGVTQIGFDHMEFLGETLEAIATEKAGIFKPVTVAVVGDTQPAIREFLRARAVGAGATPVLVTGEDWQVRDVVVDALGTSFTLASGGTERRLTTPLVGHFQAHNTAVALAMLRGAGGRWADIEANAATLLPGVHLAGRFHLAAPWLFDVAHNADGAATVVANLVAVGLPHPITAVVCVLRDKDWRGILTAVARAAEKIVVTMAPTAPANRTWDLLEVESWARTQGLPILRIDDFTSALAHARAEAATVLVTGSFHTVGDAMERLQVHPLAR; encoded by the coding sequence GTGTCGGCGCTGCTGGCCGACCTTGGCCAGCCACAGGACGCTTATCCGGTCTTCCACGTCGCGGGCACCAACGGCAAGGGAAGTACCGTTGCCACTTTGGATGCCCTGCTGCGCGGTTCCGGGTTACGGGTGGGTCGCTACACGTCGCCACATCTCGTGGACTTCTCCGAGCGCATCGTGATCGATGGTGTGCCAATGTCGCACGCGGCCATTACCGAATGGCTCACCCGTTGGGAACCTCGCCTCACGGAACTGGGGGCCACGTTTTTCGAAGCCACAACGGCGATGGCGCTCAGCTACTTCGCGGCAGCGGGGGTAGATGTCGCGATCGTCGAAGTGGGCCTCGGGGGAAGACTCGACGCGACCAATGTGGTCTCGCCGCTGGCCGCCGGGGTCACGCAGATCGGGTTTGACCACATGGAGTTTCTCGGGGAGACGCTCGAGGCCATCGCGACGGAGAAGGCAGGGATCTTCAAGCCCGTGACCGTCGCGGTCGTTGGGGACACGCAGCCAGCTATTCGCGAGTTCCTGCGGGCGCGGGCGGTCGGCGCGGGGGCGACTCCCGTGCTGGTTACGGGTGAAGACTGGCAGGTCCGTGACGTGGTGGTCGATGCACTTGGCACGAGCTTCACGCTGGCATCGGGGGGGACGGAAAGGCGCCTCACGACGCCGTTGGTAGGACATTTTCAGGCGCACAATACGGCGGTGGCCCTCGCCATGCTTCGTGGGGCAGGGGGGCGCTGGGCCGACATCGAGGCGAATGCCGCCACACTGTTGCCTGGAGTGCATCTGGCGGGGCGGTTCCATCTTGCGGCTCCCTGGCTGTTCGATGTGGCGCACAATGCTGACGGGGCGGCCACGGTGGTTGCCAACCTCGTCGCGGTCGGCCTGCCCCATCCCATTACGGCCGTCGTCTGTGTGCTGCGGGACAAGGACTGGCGCGGTATTCTGACCGCGGTGGCACGAGCGGCGGAAAAGATCGTGGTCACTATGGCCCCGACGGCTCCGGCCAACCGGACGTGGGATCTGCTCGAGGTGGAGTCATGGGCACGGACGCAAGGACTTCCCATCCTTCGTATCGATGATTTCACGAGTGCGCTGGCCCATGCCCGCGCAGAGGCTGCCACTGTCCTGGTAACCGGGTCCTTTCACACGGTAGGGGATGCCATGGAACGGTTGCAGGTGCATCCGTTGGCTCGGTAG
- a CDS encoding rod shape-determining protein — MFWPFSKSNSFFPANAIAVDLGTANTLIYVKGEGIVLNEPSVVALDRETKKIKGVGLEAKRMLGRTPDGIMAVRPMKDGVIADFDVTEKMLRYFLTLVIDKHVFKVKPRVIVCVPSGITEVEKRAVRDSALGAGAKEVFMVTEPMAAAIGVGLPVESPTGNMVIDIGGGTTEIAVIALSGIVSDTSIRTGGDELDISIVQFMRKNYNLLIGEPTAEQIKIQIGSAYPVGEEREMEVKGRDLVSGIPKTVRVHSSEIREAVQEPIQQIVDAVRRALEITPPELASDIVDRGIVMTGGGALIRGLDVLLSQETGLPIHVDEDPLTCVVRGTGKILDDEEKYWSVLTT; from the coding sequence ATGTTCTGGCCCTTCAGTAAGTCGAACTCGTTCTTCCCGGCGAATGCCATCGCCGTAGACCTTGGCACTGCCAATACGCTGATCTATGTGAAAGGCGAGGGGATCGTGCTGAACGAGCCCTCTGTCGTCGCGCTCGACCGTGAGACCAAGAAGATCAAGGGCGTTGGCCTCGAGGCCAAGCGCATGCTCGGGCGGACCCCCGATGGCATCATGGCCGTCCGGCCCATGAAGGACGGCGTGATCGCCGACTTCGATGTGACGGAAAAGATGCTGCGCTATTTCCTGACGCTGGTGATCGACAAGCACGTCTTCAAGGTGAAGCCGCGCGTGATCGTGTGCGTGCCGTCGGGCATTACGGAAGTGGAAAAGCGCGCCGTGCGAGACTCGGCACTCGGCGCTGGCGCCAAAGAAGTCTTCATGGTGACGGAACCCATGGCGGCGGCCATCGGCGTGGGTCTTCCGGTGGAGTCGCCCACGGGCAACATGGTGATCGACATCGGCGGGGGCACCACGGAGATCGCCGTCATCGCGCTGTCTGGCATCGTCAGCGATACCTCCATTCGTACTGGTGGCGATGAGCTGGACATCAGCATCGTGCAGTTCATGCGCAAGAACTACAATCTGCTGATCGGTGAGCCCACGGCGGAGCAGATCAAGATTCAGATCGGTTCGGCGTATCCGGTGGGCGAAGAACGTGAAATGGAAGTGAAGGGGCGCGATCTGGTCTCTGGCATTCCCAAGACGGTGCGCGTGCACTCCAGTGAAATTCGGGAAGCGGTGCAGGAACCCATTCAGCAGATTGTGGATGCGGTGCGGCGCGCGCTCGAAATCACCCCGCCGGAGTTGGCCTCGGACATCGTGGATCGCGGCATCGTGATGACCGGCGGCGGAGCGCTCATTCGCGGACTGGATGTGCTGCTCTCTCAGGAAACGGGGCTGCCCATTCATGTTGACGAGGATCCGCTCACGTGTGTCGTGCGTGGGACCGGCAAGATTCTTGATGATGAAGAGAAGTACTGGTCGGTGTTGACCACCTGA
- the mrdA gene encoding penicillin-binding protein 2: protein MSYHPNSVLRRARVARALLVLIFTVLGGAFFRTQVLQNAEFVLASESNRLREVPLPGARGIIYDRHGAIIAENLPGYSVSILSPTTDSLRSALRSLSRIIEIDSAQQALAIRRYRAAPTRPAVIFNDASFQVVSVLEERRSEFPGLIIQSAPKRYYPDAQAVAALVGYTGEISPEQLELPRYDAYKAGQQVGKGGLELQYEEQLRAREGSRFVEVDAKNRVVRDNGVRPEVQPEAPPPLRTNIDLDLQRYSHEYFGDSLRGAVVALEPQTGGVLAIYSAPSYDINRFIGGVSNAYYKELQEHQYTPLFNRALSGRYPPASTWKLATAALGMELGLVTMETHMETPCTGGYYYGRVFKCWDKRGHGDITLAQAIAKSCDVYFYQLGLKIGITRLLAGGVRLGFGEPTGIDMPGEKRSIWPRSTEYFDRTYGPRGWNKSVVLSLSIGQADNSQTPINMARFYTALATDGYAATPQIVARTPERKKLLNLNAEQIKSIQVALADVVSRGTAAGAQIQGLTIAGKTGTAQVTGQEDYAWFVGYAPADKPRIVLAIIIEEGLHGSTAAKVATKLMERYLKAKLTMTAVTND from the coding sequence ATGAGTTACCATCCCAATTCCGTCTTGCGCCGCGCGCGGGTGGCGCGGGCGCTGCTGGTGCTCATTTTTACCGTGCTTGGCGGTGCGTTCTTCCGCACGCAGGTCTTGCAGAATGCCGAGTTCGTGCTGGCATCGGAAAGCAATCGTTTGCGGGAGGTACCACTTCCGGGGGCGCGCGGCATCATTTACGACCGCCATGGCGCCATCATTGCCGAAAACCTCCCCGGTTACTCCGTCTCGATCCTGAGTCCAACCACGGACTCCTTGCGATCGGCGTTACGGTCCCTGTCGCGCATCATCGAGATCGATTCGGCGCAGCAGGCGCTGGCCATTCGTCGCTATCGGGCAGCGCCAACACGACCGGCCGTGATCTTCAACGATGCCAGCTTTCAAGTGGTGTCCGTGCTGGAGGAGCGACGCTCGGAGTTTCCCGGGTTGATCATTCAAAGCGCACCCAAACGCTACTATCCGGATGCGCAGGCGGTCGCGGCGCTGGTTGGATATACCGGTGAAATTTCCCCGGAGCAGCTCGAGCTGCCGCGCTACGATGCCTACAAGGCGGGACAACAGGTGGGCAAAGGCGGACTCGAACTGCAGTACGAAGAGCAGTTGCGCGCTCGTGAAGGGAGTCGGTTCGTCGAGGTGGATGCGAAGAATCGTGTGGTTCGCGACAATGGCGTGCGCCCGGAGGTACAACCCGAGGCGCCACCGCCATTGCGCACCAACATCGATCTCGATCTCCAGCGGTATTCGCATGAGTACTTCGGCGACTCGCTGCGTGGTGCCGTGGTGGCCCTCGAGCCGCAGACGGGCGGTGTACTCGCCATCTACAGCGCCCCCAGCTACGACATCAACCGGTTCATCGGTGGAGTGTCGAATGCGTACTACAAGGAATTGCAGGAGCACCAGTACACGCCGCTCTTCAACCGCGCGTTGTCGGGGCGATATCCGCCCGCGTCCACCTGGAAGCTGGCCACGGCCGCCCTGGGCATGGAGCTTGGCCTCGTCACCATGGAGACGCACATGGAGACGCCCTGTACGGGCGGCTACTACTACGGGCGTGTCTTCAAATGCTGGGACAAGCGTGGACACGGGGATATCACGCTGGCGCAGGCGATCGCCAAGTCGTGCGACGTGTACTTCTATCAGCTCGGGCTCAAGATCGGCATCACGCGGTTGCTCGCGGGCGGTGTGCGGCTGGGTTTCGGCGAACCCACGGGCATTGATATGCCCGGAGAAAAGCGTTCCATCTGGCCGCGCAGCACGGAGTACTTTGACCGCACGTACGGGCCTCGCGGCTGGAACAAGTCGGTGGTGTTGAGCCTGTCCATTGGACAGGCGGACAACTCACAGACGCCCATCAACATGGCGCGCTTTTATACGGCGCTCGCCACGGACGGCTACGCCGCCACGCCGCAGATTGTCGCGCGTACTCCGGAACGCAAGAAGCTGCTCAATCTCAACGCCGAACAGATCAAGAGCATTCAAGTGGCGCTGGCCGATGTCGTGAGCCGTGGCACGGCGGCGGGTGCCCAGATTCAGGGACTGACCATTGCCGGCAAGACGGGCACGGCACAGGTCACTGGGCAGGAAGACTACGCCTGGTTCGTCGGCTATGCGCCGGCAGACAAGCCGAGAATCGTGCTGGCCATCATTATCGAAGAAGGGCTGCACGGTTCAACGGCCGCCAAGGTTGCCACCAAGCTCATGGAACGCTATCTGAAGGCTAAGCTGACCATGACCGCCGTTACCAACGACTGA
- a CDS encoding M16 family metallopeptidase, producing MKTVSAAVAAIVVDVVDGTAVVAIGAKPLGAPAPTLHRTDLPNGLTVLSEAVPGARSVAFGAWVRAATLHEHPEQMGVSHLLEHMVFKGTRSRSAQEIALSLETLGGSLDAYTEREHTSYQARVLDEHLAEAAHVIGELIFHPLLRSEDLALERKVILEEISMVEDTPDDIIFDVHNRALWGDHPHGFAILGTRDTVKTLDVPDIRALHARAYHPGRLVVAASGRVEHEQLLETLRQTGWMDIPKGDVTPFPVDPVEVAGPHAEHIKRKDIGQTHIVLGGQGIAHGDDRRYAFALIDMLLGGGMSSRLFQRVREELGLAYSVHSFSSAYADTGSHGVYLASAPETAQQAIDAVREVLRGVALNGLTASELAAGKRQLRGQLVMSMEGVSSRMYRAATTALYGEPFRTIDELMALVDAIDEDQVRDVARDFFDPDRHILVSLGPKAVR from the coding sequence GCGGTGGCGGCGATCGTGGTGGACGTGGTGGACGGAACGGCGGTGGTCGCGATCGGCGCTAAGCCTCTGGGCGCTCCGGCGCCCACGCTGCACCGTACGGACCTTCCCAATGGACTGACCGTGCTCTCGGAAGCCGTTCCGGGAGCGCGGTCGGTTGCTTTCGGCGCCTGGGTTCGCGCAGCGACATTGCATGAACACCCCGAGCAGATGGGGGTCTCCCATTTGCTCGAACACATGGTGTTCAAGGGCACCCGATCGCGGAGTGCCCAGGAAATCGCGTTGTCCCTCGAAACCCTCGGGGGCTCGCTCGATGCGTACACCGAACGCGAGCACACGTCCTATCAGGCTCGTGTGCTCGACGAGCATCTGGCGGAAGCCGCGCATGTCATTGGGGAACTCATCTTTCATCCGCTGCTGCGATCGGAGGATCTCGCGCTTGAGCGCAAGGTGATCCTTGAAGAGATCAGCATGGTGGAGGACACGCCCGACGACATCATTTTCGATGTGCACAACCGTGCGCTGTGGGGAGACCATCCTCACGGCTTCGCGATTCTCGGAACCCGCGACACGGTCAAGACACTCGATGTCCCGGACATCCGGGCCCTCCACGCGCGGGCATATCATCCCGGGCGATTGGTGGTTGCCGCGTCGGGACGTGTTGAGCATGAGCAGCTGCTTGAAACACTGCGACAGACCGGGTGGATGGACATCCCGAAAGGTGATGTCACGCCGTTCCCGGTGGATCCGGTGGAAGTGGCTGGACCGCATGCGGAGCACATCAAGCGCAAGGACATCGGCCAGACGCACATCGTGCTTGGCGGGCAGGGCATCGCTCATGGCGATGATCGCCGTTATGCCTTTGCGTTGATCGACATGTTGTTGGGCGGCGGTATGAGTTCGCGCCTGTTTCAGCGGGTCCGCGAGGAGCTAGGCCTCGCATACAGCGTGCACAGCTTCAGCAGCGCGTACGCCGATACCGGATCGCACGGTGTGTATCTGGCGAGTGCACCGGAGACGGCGCAACAGGCCATCGACGCGGTCCGTGAGGTTCTGCGTGGAGTGGCACTGAATGGTTTGACGGCCAGTGAGTTGGCGGCGGGAAAGCGTCAGTTACGTGGGCAGTTGGTGATGTCCATGGAAGGCGTCTCCTCGCGCATGTATCGGGCGGCAACGACCGCGCTGTACGGCGAGCCGTTCCGCACGATTGACGAGCTGATGGCGCTCGTGGATGCCATCGACGAAGATCAGGTGCGCGACGTGGCGCGCGATTTCTTCGATCCGGATCGACACATTCTCGTCAGTCTCGGCCCCAAAGCGGTCCGCTGA
- a CDS encoding rod shape-determining protein MreD, translating into MRSASQSPGIGSALRAWLGFALLIVAQFSVRPLIAGRAAADFAVIAVLFSAVRMRPGYAALTGFLTGLALDALAPGSFGASAIVLTLVAFGASWLKAVFFADHVALTGLFVFGAKWLFDIAMTLLTGVGAGVSLLVSLLVWAPLSAALTAIIAVLLLVLFRPLYRPHSL; encoded by the coding sequence ATGCGGTCCGCTTCACAGTCTCCCGGAATCGGCAGCGCCCTGCGCGCGTGGCTCGGGTTTGCCCTGCTCATTGTCGCGCAGTTCAGCGTGCGTCCACTCATTGCCGGGCGCGCCGCGGCGGACTTCGCCGTGATCGCGGTGCTCTTCTCTGCCGTACGTATGCGTCCGGGGTATGCGGCATTGACCGGCTTTCTCACCGGGCTCGCGCTTGATGCCTTGGCTCCGGGAAGTTTTGGTGCCAGTGCCATTGTGCTCACGCTCGTGGCCTTTGGGGCATCGTGGCTCAAAGCCGTGTTCTTTGCCGACCACGTGGCACTCACCGGGTTGTTTGTCTTTGGCGCCAAGTGGCTGTTTGATATTGCCATGACGTTGCTCACCGGGGTTGGTGCGGGTGTGTCCCTGTTGGTGTCACTGTTGGTCTGGGCGCCACTGTCGGCGGCGCTGACGGCCATCATCGCGGTCCTGTTGCTGGTGTTGTTCCGTCCGTTGTATCGACCACACTCGTTGTAA
- the mreC gene encoding rod shape-determining protein MreC codes for MARNVRGEGRLDTGLVLVCVALSVLAFLSPRRTREDVAALLRATVLSPLVQLEGRAATIRAAVVARNDLLVTRGRAVTDTLSLRAISDENRTLRQLLGLSARLQDGFVPAELLPIRGGDEFSIALTVGSDVGVQPYQPVVTADGLVGMVVSVDRTTSTALTWAHPDFRVSVMSADQNAFGIMQPHLAEGAERWLLEMRGVPFRAKLDTGTLIVSSGLGATYPRGIPVGTVIGELSTPEKWARTYLVKPAVLPENIGPVLVLLPGRAQRGVNGVWTSAAAADSAARAVAAAGDSLARVTALDELAARRAALDSLSADSLSLADTIGGGFGTRADSSLRGDSTRIRRPDSGTVRVPLPVRALAPRPPLARPTVPPRERR; via the coding sequence GTGGCACGGAACGTTCGCGGCGAAGGGCGTCTCGACACCGGCCTCGTGCTGGTGTGCGTGGCATTGTCGGTCCTGGCTTTTCTTTCTCCGCGGCGCACGCGTGAAGACGTGGCCGCGCTGCTGCGCGCCACGGTGCTGTCGCCGCTGGTGCAACTCGAAGGGCGAGCCGCCACCATTCGCGCCGCTGTGGTGGCGCGCAATGACTTGCTGGTCACACGCGGGCGTGCGGTCACGGACACGCTGAGCCTGCGTGCCATCAGCGACGAGAACAGAACACTCCGCCAACTGCTTGGGTTGTCGGCGCGCTTGCAGGATGGCTTTGTGCCGGCGGAGCTGTTGCCCATTCGTGGTGGGGACGAATTCTCCATTGCGTTAACGGTGGGGAGTGACGTTGGCGTGCAGCCGTATCAGCCGGTGGTGACCGCTGATGGTCTGGTGGGCATGGTGGTTTCTGTCGATCGCACGACGAGCACGGCGCTCACGTGGGCACATCCCGATTTTCGGGTGAGCGTCATGAGTGCTGATCAGAACGCCTTCGGAATTATGCAGCCCCATCTGGCAGAAGGCGCCGAGCGGTGGTTGCTGGAAATGCGGGGCGTGCCGTTTCGCGCCAAACTGGATACCGGAACCCTCATTGTGAGTTCCGGGCTCGGGGCCACCTATCCCCGCGGCATTCCTGTCGGCACGGTGATCGGGGAATTGAGCACACCGGAAAAGTGGGCCCGGACGTATCTGGTGAAACCTGCGGTGTTGCCGGAGAATATTGGTCCGGTGCTGGTCTTGTTGCCGGGACGAGCGCAGCGCGGCGTGAATGGGGTGTGGACAAGCGCGGCAGCAGCGGACAGCGCCGCACGTGCGGTCGCCGCCGCGGGCGATTCGCTGGCGCGCGTCACCGCTCTCGATGAACTGGCCGCCCGTCGTGCCGCGCTGGACTCCCTGAGTGCCGACAGTCTGTCGCTGGCGGATACCATTGGCGGCGGGTTCGGCACCCGTGCCGACAGCAGCCTTCGAGGGGATAGCACGCGGATCCGACGTCCGGACTCCGGCACCGTGCGCGTGCCATTGCCGGTACGCGCTCTGGCGCCGCGTCCCCCCTTGGCCCGTCCCACGGTGCCGCCAAGGGAGCGTCGTTGA
- the accD gene encoding acetyl-CoA carboxylase, carboxyltransferase subunit beta — MAWFRKERKPRQPRRERLEIPPDTWEKCEACGHTDIRDKFLRNLNVCPACDFHRRMRAWDYAGSLIDEGTLNEIGGELRSVDPLGFPDYPARLKRALANAGDSDAILTVVGQLEGMPVGIGVMDFAFMGGSMGSVVGEKIARLGQRSLEKKHPLVIVSQSGGARMQEGILSLMQMAKASAVLSQLAERRIPYISVLTNPTTGGVSASYAMLGDAILAEPGAVIGFAGPRVIKQTLGQDLPEGFQTAEFLLEKGMVDRVVHRKEMRATLSRLLRHMTGRPSAAGYDQQES; from the coding sequence ATGGCCTGGTTTCGGAAAGAAAGAAAGCCCCGTCAGCCGCGACGTGAACGCCTCGAGATTCCCCCCGATACGTGGGAGAAGTGCGAGGCCTGTGGGCACACGGATATCCGTGACAAGTTTTTGAGGAACCTCAACGTGTGCCCGGCGTGTGACTTCCACCGGCGCATGCGGGCGTGGGACTACGCCGGGTCATTGATTGACGAGGGGACGCTGAACGAAATCGGGGGCGAACTGCGCTCGGTCGATCCGCTCGGGTTCCCCGATTATCCGGCCCGCCTCAAGCGCGCCCTGGCCAATGCCGGCGACAGTGATGCCATCCTGACCGTGGTCGGCCAGCTGGAAGGGATGCCGGTAGGCATCGGCGTGATGGATTTTGCCTTCATGGGCGGTTCCATGGGCTCGGTTGTGGGTGAGAAAATCGCCCGCCTTGGCCAGCGCTCGCTTGAAAAGAAGCACCCCCTGGTCATCGTCTCGCAGTCGGGCGGCGCCCGCATGCAGGAGGGTATCCTGTCGCTCATGCAAATGGCCAAGGCCTCGGCGGTCTTGTCGCAGCTCGCTGAGCGGCGGATTCCGTACATCTCGGTGCTCACCAATCCCACCACGGGTGGCGTAAGCGCGAGCTATGCCATGTTGGGCGATGCCATTCTGGCGGAGCCGGGCGCGGTCATCGGGTTTGCCGGTCCGCGTGTCATCAAGCAGACGCTTGGCCAGGATTTGCCTGAGGGGTTCCAGACCGCGGAGTTCCTGCTGGAAAAGGGGATGGTGGATCGCGTGGTGCACCGGAAGGAGATGCGCGCCACGTTGTCCCGCTTGCTGCGGCACATGACTGGTCGGCCGTCGGCTGCCGGTTATGACCAGCAGGAAAGCTGA
- the ald gene encoding alanine dehydrogenase has protein sequence MRIGVPKEIKTNENRVALVPAGAEALVASGHDVFIETGAGIGSGFEDAAYVAVGAQIVPDAASAWGKAELLLKVKEPIAPEWQYLRPDLTLFTYFHFAADEALTQAHLASGATCIAYETVELPNRDLPLLIPMSEVAGRMAVQEGAKYLEKLYGGRGVLLGGVPGVAPAKVVILGGGIVGVNAAKMAAGLGAKVVVLDLSLERLRYLSDVMPANVQLVHSNRHNILEQISTCDLVIGGVLIPGAKAPKLVRRADLAKMRPGAVIVDVAVDQGGCVETIKPTTHENPTYTVDGIIHYGVANMPGAVPRTSTLALTNATLPYTLQLANKGWKKALKDNGALLKGLNMSGGKVTFPGVAEAFGMELTDPSSFL, from the coding sequence ATGCGTATCGGTGTACCGAAGGAGATCAAGACCAACGAGAACCGTGTGGCTTTGGTCCCGGCTGGCGCGGAGGCGCTGGTGGCATCGGGCCACGACGTTTTCATCGAAACCGGGGCCGGCATTGGCAGCGGTTTCGAAGATGCGGCCTACGTGGCCGTTGGCGCTCAGATCGTTCCCGACGCGGCCTCCGCGTGGGGGAAAGCGGAGCTGCTTCTCAAGGTCAAGGAGCCCATCGCGCCGGAGTGGCAGTATCTGCGCCCGGACCTCACGCTGTTCACGTATTTCCATTTTGCCGCCGATGAAGCGCTGACCCAGGCGCACCTGGCCAGCGGAGCCACCTGCATTGCGTACGAGACCGTCGAACTCCCGAATCGCGATCTGCCGTTGCTGATTCCAATGTCTGAGGTGGCGGGGCGCATGGCGGTGCAGGAAGGGGCCAAGTACCTCGAAAAGCTGTATGGTGGTCGTGGCGTACTGCTGGGTGGCGTGCCGGGCGTGGCGCCGGCCAAGGTCGTAATTCTGGGCGGCGGCATTGTGGGCGTGAACGCCGCGAAGATGGCGGCGGGACTCGGTGCCAAGGTGGTGGTGCTCGACCTGTCGTTGGAGCGCCTGCGCTACCTGTCCGACGTCATGCCGGCCAACGTGCAGCTTGTTCACTCCAACCGACACAACATCCTTGAGCAGATCAGCACCTGTGACCTGGTCATTGGTGGAGTGCTCATTCCGGGTGCCAAAGCCCCCAAGCTCGTGCGGCGCGCCGATCTGGCCAAGATGCGTCCGGGAGCGGTAATCGTGGACGTGGCGGTGGATCAGGGTGGTTGCGTGGAGACGATCAAGCCGACCACACATGAGAATCCCACGTACACCGTGGACGGTATCATCCACTATGGCGTCGCCAACATGCCAGGGGCCGTGCCGCGCACGTCCACCTTGGCGCTCACCAATGCGACGTTGCCCTATACGCTGCAGCTGGCGAACAAGGGATGGAAGAAGGCGCTGAAGGACAATGGCGCGCTGCTGAAGGGGCTCAACATGTCCGGCGGAAAGGTCACCTTTCCGGGAGTGGCGGAAGCGTTCGGGATGGAGCTCACCGACCCCTCTTCGTTCCTCTGA